The following DNA comes from Deltaproteobacteria bacterium.
CAGCTACGGAAGCTTTTCCAGATCGTTCTCCCTTTCGGACAAGGTGAATACGGAAAGCATCAAGGCGAATTACAAAGACGGCGTGCTTGAAATCACGCTTCCGAAAAAAGAGGAAGCAAAACCAAAGGAAATTAAAGTAGAAGTCAACTAGAGACCTAATTGCGGCCCCTCCAGGGGGCCGCTTAGTTCTCAATCCTCTTTATTCGTTTTAAATTCCGAGTTCCTCTCTGTATAAAACGTCTGCAGGTTTATTCTTGTCCCAGTAATCGGTTATGAGAATTTTATTTCTCACGGCCTGCGTCGTAAGCCATTTTGCGTCGGTGCCGAATCCGCTAATATAAGTTTCTTTCCACTACATAATCTCGTATGGGAATGCTTTCTCGAATGTAATTTCTAGAGAGCGGCCCGAGTCGGGATAATTCAGCTTATAAACCATCGATGCGGTATCAGCCGGATTCTCTTCCAGTGAGGCCCGGGCGGTTTCGACCTTCAAAGCTCTGTGCGTTAATCTCGACGCCATCGCGCCCGGTATTATCTTAATCTTCCCTGCGGGAAGACTGCGGGGGGCAAGCCTTATCCGCGTCCATACCTCATCCTCGAGAAATTCATCCTCCGGACTAAACTCCCTGTCCCCTTCGGACTCGAAATAAGAAAAGCTTTTCACATTGTATTCGTCATCGACCAGATTTAACTGCGTGCAAGTGCTGCCGCACCATTCCTGGGAAGAGGACGAAATCTTGAGCGTGTCGGGATACTCTTCTATATCGACAGGGGTAAAGACGGAATTCATCATGGAATATCGGTAGATTCCCGTATTGAATTTTTTTATATTGTTGAGTTTTAGCACTTTCATCGCGTCTTCTTTTGAGTTCCCGGGGCTATCGAGTTTCACCTGCTTCTTTTTTGAAAAATCTTCAGAGACAAAGATAAGGACCGCATAGCCGTCGTGCAGCTGTCCGTACCTACCCTGTTTAAGTTCGTAACTCGTTATCTCCGCTTTCCCGGAGTACCAGTAATCTGTGAACTCTTTGTTATCCGTGACTGCCGAAGCACTGTCCTGAGCGACGGATTTAACGGCGAACGAAAGAATAACCATGATCACAATGAGCAATTTCGGTAACATAAATTTACCTCTCCATAAGGATAAAAGTGTAGTATACGAAGTTCCGGATACCGGTAATAGTAGATGAATAATGAAGGAAGAAGGTGCAGATATCAGAAAAAAACAAGGGTAAGCCAGCGAAATCGTATTTCGCCGGCTCACCCTATGGAGGATGATGGCTCTACAACGTTACTTTCCCTGAATTAAGAACTAATAATCCTTTTAACAACCTCAAACAGACCCGAACCAATCAGCCATCACCTATGATTTAATATAATCCCAATCATCTGAATAATTAAGAGGACAATAGTACTTATTTTATGTATTAAATTTTCTATATGCATATAATATTCTAATACTATAGTATTAAGTCTATAGTATTAATAAAACGTCCTGTGAATACCGCAAATACCGTAATAATGTCATCCAAAAAAACAAAAATAATTATACAAATAATTTATCCGGGCATGTCCTACAATTGCTGGAAACTTGTGGTAGTTTAATAATGCTGTGAAGAAAGTAATAAACAATTGGGTTCACATCCCCGGCCTCCACTGCGGCTCGGTCACGCTAAGGGACATTATGACTTACTACGGATACCCGTGGTCGGAGCCGATGTGCTTCGGCGTGGGCGGCGGACTCGGTTTCTATTATTCTGTCAGGGAGAACCTAAGCCCTACGAGGATGATATTCGTAAGAGGCCCCGGAATGGAGTCCGCTTTCTTCAGTCTCACGGTGAAACCGACTACATGGAAACACGCCCGGAAAAATTCCATCGACACTGTCAAGAAACTGATTGATCGCGGCGTGCCCGTAATAATACAGACCGATATTTTTTACCTCGACTACTATAATTCCTCCACCCACTTTCCGGGACATATTGTGTCCGTATGGGGATACGACGACGAAAAGGGGACAATGCTCGTAGCCGATAACCATTTCGAGGGATTGAAAGAGGTTCCGTACGACGCGTTTGAATCGGGCATGGCGTCAAAGGATCCGTCCAATCCGCTGGATAACAATTACATGGACATCGTGCCTGACAGAGGCGTCAGGCCTCTGGAAGAGGTAATATCTGAGGCGATTCGTTCAAACGCCTTGAAGATGCTCCGGGGAACCAAGGGAGGAAGGGGAGAGTCGGGGGTGAGAATGATCAAATTGTGGTCGGATGATCTCCCGAACTGGAAAGAGGCCCCCGACTGGAAGTGGTGCGCCAGATTCGGATATCAGGTCATAAAGAAAAGGGGTGTCGGAGGAGCGGGTTTCAGGTGGATATACAGGGATTTTCTCATAGAAGCAGAAGACATGATCCCGCCGCTTAAGGAGCTGGGGCTCTCCCGCAAAATGGATTTAATCGGAAATAGGTGGAGCGATGCGGCCATGGTTCTTAAAAATATAAGCGAAAGGGAGCATCCGTCCCGGAAGCTTCTGCACGAAGCCTCCGGGACGGCACACGAGCTATGGGAGCTCGAGAGCGATTTTTACGAGACGGTACTTGAGAAAGTAAACTAGGTAGAGAAGATGAAACTCCTTTTATTTGATATAGACGGAACTATACTCCTCACGAACGGAGCGGGCACAAGGGCCGCCAACCGTGCATTCGAGAAAATATACGGTCTGAAAGACGCCATGACGGGCATAGACGCGGCTGGAAAAACCGACCCTCTGATTCTGGGTGAAATGTTTATGAGAAGTCTCTCAAGGGAATACACGTCCGAGGAAGCACAGGCTCTATACCGCGATTATGTAATATATCTTGAAGAAGAAATAGTGAAATCGCCCATTGACATAATGCCGGGCATACCTTTCTTGCTGGAGAGTCTTTCAGTGAGGAAAGATATAATCATGGGAATCGCTACCGGAAATATAGAGCACGGGGCGTGGATAAAGCTACGGCAGTCGCGTCTCCACAGCCACTTCAAGTTCGGCGGATTCGGATCGGATTCGGGAAGTAGAGAAGGGCTTATCCGGAAAGCGATCGAAAGAGCCAAAAGCCACTTAAAGCGGAAGGATGATTTCGACAAGGTATTCGTCATAGGCGACACACCCTACGACATCATTCACGGAAGGGCGGCGGGGGCGGTCACAGTGGCAGTCGCCACCGGAAGCTATTCAGCCCGGGAGTTGGGGAGCCACAACCCGGACTATCTATTCGACCATCTCGAAGATTACGGGAGCGTCATAAAAATATTCGATTAAGAGATGCCCGTTACAGCACTCGCCTTAATATCGAACTGAGCCTTTCATAATCGTCTCTGAAAAATCTTGATAAGCTTTTTCCCATTCTCACCATGTAGTCCTTGTCCTTTTTCCTTACGTTCTGCGCGCTATAAAGGGATGAGATAATGAGATCGTCTACGGGCACATTCGAAGAAGAGACAATAGCCCGCAGGAAAAAATCCTCGGAGCTCAGCTCCTTCTTTTCCTCATCCGAGCACATGTGGACGAAGGTGTGTATGGGAGGGGGAAGAGGCGAGAGGGCAAACCTGATTTTGCCCCCCTCAAGATAGGCAAGGGTCAAAACATGAAACTCGGTTTTCAAAAGCTCGAATATCTGCGGCTGCTCACGCCTGAGCTCTTCAATGCTCATATCGTATGCAGTCGGTTTTCTTCCGGGCTCCTTGCTTCCCGTTAAAATTTCGTAGACTAGACCGTAAACGCGGGGTTCCGAGTCCGTCCTTACAAAACTGCCGAAAGAAGGAGATTCCCCCATCCTCGGAGAACGGGCTATAAACCCTTTCGTGCTCGATTCCACTACTTCGCCTATATGTTCCATCACACACCCGGCATCCTTTTGGACAGCCCTTTTCTCGACACTGCAACGGTAAAATCAGACCGGACGAGCGCTTCACGTATCAGATCGAAGAAAAAGTCCCTGTCCTTACCCTTGACGACAGCCTGCTCATGCGCCTCCGCGATGGCGATGGGGTAGCCCCCGCCCTTTTTAGCCTGATCGAAAACCAGCGTATGAGTAAGCTTCAACAGTTGATCGTTTTCCGCCACCCATTCGGGAATTTCCACCCTGACTATTTCCTCCCCCGTGTTCATGTAGAAAAAGCATATTCTATGCTCGCCGTACATCTCGAGTATCCTGGAGGAGCTTCTGAAGACGGAGGATATTTCGCCCGGTTTCAGGAATGTCGAAAAAAGAAACCTGTCGGTCAAGCCCTCGATCGGAGCGCACGGAAGCTCGGGAAGGTCCGTATAGGGGCACTGATTGCAGTAGCTCACTTTTTCGGGACAAAGACCGACCCTGAGCGCGTTAATTACGTCCGTGCTCCCGGGAAAGCTTATATACCCCGCAACCGGTATCTTCAGATTTTTGAACTCATTCATAATAGCGAGAAACGGGTTCAGCATTTCCGATTTGAAGTCCGCGGGCGCGGCTTCGAGCCTCCACAAAATAAGTGTTCCGTCCGAAAGGGCTATAGTCTTCCCGCTCCCCCCGTTTTCCCTGGCCAGTTCGAGAATCCTCCCGAATTCCATTAAAGTCCTCTTAAGGGATATGACTTCGGTGTCTGCGGGTATTTTTTTGCCTCCCCATGTCGTAAACCTGTCTTCATCGTTGTGAAAAAGAACGGGCGAGGAGCCGAGCGACGCTCTTGCG
Coding sequences within:
- a CDS encoding BtrH N-terminal domain-containing protein, with translation MKKVINNWVHIPGLHCGSVTLRDIMTYYGYPWSEPMCFGVGGGLGFYYSVRENLSPTRMIFVRGPGMESAFFSLTVKPTTWKHARKNSIDTVKKLIDRGVPVIIQTDIFYLDYYNSSTHFPGHIVSVWGYDDEKGTMLVADNHFEGLKEVPYDAFESGMASKDPSNPLDNNYMDIVPDRGVRPLEEVISEAIRSNALKMLRGTKGGRGESGVRMIKLWSDDLPNWKEAPDWKWCARFGYQVIKKRGVGGAGFRWIYRDFLIEAEDMIPPLKELGLSRKMDLIGNRWSDAAMVLKNISEREHPSRKLLHEASGTAHELWELESDFYETVLEKVN
- a CDS encoding HAD hydrolase-like protein — its product is MKLLLFDIDGTILLTNGAGTRAANRAFEKIYGLKDAMTGIDAAGKTDPLILGEMFMRSLSREYTSEEAQALYRDYVIYLEEEIVKSPIDIMPGIPFLLESLSVRKDIIMGIATGNIEHGAWIKLRQSRLHSHFKFGGFGSDSGSREGLIRKAIERAKSHLKRKDDFDKVFVIGDTPYDIIHGRAAGAVTVAVATGSYSARELGSHNPDYLFDHLEDYGSVIKIFD
- a CDS encoding HAS-barrel domain-containing protein; protein product: MEHIGEVVESSTKGFIARSPRMGESPSFGSFVRTDSEPRVYGLVYEILTGSKEPGRKPTAYDMSIEELRREQPQIFELLKTEFHVLTLAYLEGGKIRFALSPLPPPIHTFVHMCSDEEKKELSSEDFFLRAIVSSSNVPVDDLIISSLYSAQNVRKKDKDYMVRMGKSLSRFFRDDYERLSSILRRVL
- a CDS encoding DNA double-strand break repair nuclease NurA — encoded protein: MIEERKGRSDELAEKIRTARRELDAQSREWEKLSEKVELSKTSWLVAGISSPLDMAHSLPDRPPDYTAVSSDGSQIFPDRHEALPCYLINISSIVLEYGARARASLGSSPVLFHNDEDRFTTWGGKKIPADTEVISLKRTLMEFGRILELARENGGSGKTIALSDGTLILWRLEAAPADFKSEMLNPFLAIMNEFKNLKIPVAGYISFPGSTDVINALRVGLCPEKVSYCNQCPYTDLPELPCAPIEGLTDRFLFSTFLKPGEISSVFRSSSRILEMYGEHRICFFYMNTGEEIVRVEIPEWVAENDQLLKLTHTLVFDQAKKGGGYPIAIAEAHEQAVVKGKDRDFFFDLIREALVRSDFTVAVSRKGLSKRMPGV